The genomic window GGGCGGGCCCAGGATCGGCCAATCGCGGCGCACCAGCTTCACGTCCTTTTCGGCCGCGAGCAATTCCTTGATCGGCCCGGCCATGCGCCGGCAATAGGGGCAGCGATAATCGAAGAACTCGACCAGCACGACGGTTCCGCGCGGATTGCCTGCGACGGGGATATCGGGATCGTTTTCGAGTTCGCGCCGGCGCTCGGTCAGCGTTTGCTTGGCCGCTTCGCGCTGCTGGGCTTCGCCGCGTTTTTCGAGCGCGTCGAGCGCTTCGAGAACGATCTCCGGCTCGCGGCGGATCAAATCGCGCACGATCTGTTCGATCGCCGCCTTATCGAGCGCCGGCGCTTGCGCTTGGGCGGGCCCGATAAGTGCCAGCATCAACGCCGCCGCGGCGAAGATGCGCTTCATCGCGTGAGATACGCTTCGGAGATATAGCCGATCGCGCCGGGCACGCCGTCGGGCACGGGGCCGGAGAAGCCGCCCAGGCCCACCATCACGATGCGCATCTTGGCGGGATCGCCGCTCGGCCAGAAGCGCTTATAGAGCTCGTTGAGGTCGATCGCCTCGACATGCCAATTGCCCGCCTGCTCGGCGCGCGGCTCGCGCAGCACGATGCGCCTTCCGGATTCGTCGGCGGTCCATTTGCGCTGCTGCGCCATTTCGGCGCGCGCCGCGCCGAAGCCGCCGAACGAGATTTCGACCCAATGATCGTATTCGGCGGGCTCGACGAAGGCCCACGACGCAAGACGCTCGCTGAACGGCCGGTCGACCGAGCGGAAGAACACGACCATGCGAAGGCCGCGCTCCTGTCCCGTGCCCGGCCCGCCGCCGAAAACGCTGGGCTCCAGATACCAGCTCCAGCGCAGGAAGGGCGTCGCGGCGAGGCTCGCGTCCACGCGCCGCGCCATTATCGAGCCGCCGGGCGCGTCGGGGCGGATGGCGAGCGTGCCTTGCAGATCGACGACCGTCAGCGGGCCCTCGTTCGCCTGGCGGCGCGTCCACCATTGTTCGGGGGCGGGATTGGATTGGGCGCCGGGAATGCGGTCGAGCAAACGGATCGTGCCGTCGACGACCGAGGCGCGCGTCGCTTGCGCGGGTGCCGGCGCGTTGCCGGACGGTCCGCTCGCGCACGCGGCGAGGACGAGCAGGACGGCAGCGATGACGATGTGTTTTTTCATTGGCGGGGCGGGTTTGGGTCGATCGCGTTTTTGATGTCTTGGGCACGCAGGATATAAGTCGAACCCGCCGGGAGCAAACGTTCCGCCCGCTCGGCGAAGCCGCGCGCGGCCACGCGCTGGCCCATCAGCAGCGCGTATTCGGCCTGCGACAGTGCCGCCATGCCCATTTGCCCGTCGCGGCCATAGGCGACGGCGAGCTGGCGGTGGATTTCGGCGGTTTCCGGTTCGCGCGCCTGGGCCTGGATCAGATTGTCGATCGCGGCTTTGAGCAGGGCCGGATCCTCGGTCGCGACCTGCGCGGAAGCGAGGCCCAAGCGCAGCAGCGCGTTCGCCGGCACCTTCGCGACGGCTTTTTCGTAGAACGGGATCGCGTCGCGCGGGCGGCCGTTTTCGTAGGTGAACTGGCCGCGCGATTCGGCGAACCACGGATCGTCGGGATGATCCTTCAGCAGCGCGTCCATCAACGGGATCGCGCGCATCATGTCGCCGCGCCGGTAATAGGCCCAGCTGCGCGCGTAGCGCGCCTCCAGCGACGTATCGCTTTCGCGAAACTGCGACAGCGCGCGCGCGGGCTCGATATAGCCGATCAGCTTGGCGCGCATGCGCTTGTGCATCTCGACGAATTCGGGCCGCGTGGGCGCGTTGGAGAAGCGCGAACCGGCGACGAAATTCTGGATGAAGTCGATGCGTTCGCGCGTCACCGGGTGGGTGCGCACGTAAGGATCCTGGCGCTCGATCATCGCGAATTCCTGATCCTGCAGGATCTGCATGAATTCGAGAAAGCCCTTGGCGGATTGCTGCGAGCGATCGAGAAACGTGGTGCCCGCCTGATCGGCGGAGGATTCCAGGGCGCGCGAATAGCGCAGAAAGCTGCGCTCCGCGATTTGCTGACCGGCCATCACCGACGCGATCGCCGCGTCGCCGCGCCCGGCGACGGCCGCGGCCGCGGCCCCCAGCAGCGAAATGACCGACGCCGTCCACGCGTCGCGCATCGCTTCGGGCAGGCGCGCCAAATGGCCGCCCGCGATATGGCCGGTTTCGTGCGCGATCACGCCGATCAACTGGCCGGGATTCTCCGTGCGCATCAGCAGACCGGTGTGGAAGAACATGTTCTGGCCGATCGCCACGAAGGCGTTCAGCGTCCGGTCGTTGATGAGATGGACGTTGATATCGTCGGGATTGAGGCCGGCGACGCGGAAAATCGGCGTCGCATAGGCGCGGATGATCGTTTCGGTTTCCGCGTCGCGGATGAACTGGATGCGCTGCTGGGCCTGTGCGCTCGCCGGCGGGGGTTGCCAGAGTGCGACCGAAAAGGCGATAACGCCCGCGAGGCCCGCTTTTCCGGCGGCCCGCAAGAATTTCGCATAATCGAGCAGTTTCAATCGCATGACCCTGTTTCCAAGCCCGACGCACGGCGTGCGGACCCAAGCTAGGGCCACCGGCACGGCAAATCAATCGCCCAAGAACGGCCTTTTCATGGCGGGCTTGCTCGCATCCGGCATGGCTTTGTCGGGCTGTTCCTGGCTCGGGATGGGCGGCACGAAGACCGAGGATTTGGGCGTCGTCGGATCGGTGCGCGGCTTTCTGGGCGGGGCGACATTGGCCGAGCCGCGGGCGGCATTGGTCGCGCGCGACATCCTGTCCGCCGGCGGATCGGCGACCGATGCGGCGGTCGCGGCGACGCTGACGCTGACCGTTACGTTGCCGAGCCAAGCGCCGCTGGGCGGCGGCGGGTTCTGCCTGGTCGCGACGGGCAGCGGGCGCACGCGCAGCGTCGAATCGATTTCGTTCCCCGCGACGGCGGCGAGTGCGGACGCGCAAATCGCCACGCCGGGAATTCCGCGCGGGTTGTTCGCGCTGCATGCGCGCTATGGCCGCCTGCGTTGGGAGCAGGTCGTCAGCCCGGCCGAAAGTTTCGCGCGCAACGGCACCGAGGCGACGCGGGCGTTGGCCATCGACGTCGCCGCGAACGCGCAACGCCTGGCCGAGGATCCGGGTTTGCGCGCGATCTTCCTGCCGCAAGGCCGCCCGATCGCGGAAGGCGAGCGCATGGTGCAGCCGCAAATGGCGGCGGCGTTGGGCGTGTTGCGCAGCCGCGGCCCCGGCGATTTGCATAACGGGCAATATGCGCGCGCGATGCTGCAATCGCTGGACGCGGCGGGGATCCGTCTGACGGCGGCGGAATTGGCGTCCGGCATGGCGCAGACCCAGCCGTCGATCCGGGTGGGCGAAAGCAACGATCTGTTCGTCGGCACCACGCCCGCCGCCGGCGCGCTGGCGGTGGGGCAAATCTTCGGCGCGCTTGAATCGCGCTGGCGGCCGACGGCCCCCGACGCGCGCTTGCCGCTGCTGGTGTCGACCGCCGCCGCCGCGTCGCGCGATCGCGCGCAATGGCTGCAGGCGGATCTATCGTCGCGCCTGCCGATGGGCGAAGCGATGGCCACCGCGCGTATTCGTAGCCTTGCCGGCGTGGGCGGCGAATTCGCCTCCGAGCCCGATACGGCATCGGGCACGAGTTTCGCGATCGTTGATCGCGACGGCGGTGCGGTCGCTTGCGCGCTGACCGGTCATGCGCCGTTCGGCATCGCCAAACTGCCGCAAGGGACGGCGTTTCCGCTGGCGCCCGCGCCGCGTGTCGGTGGGCCCGATACGCGCTGGCTGACCGTGGCGATCGCGTTGCGCGAACGCAACGACGTGACCTTCGTCGGCGCGGCGTCCGGCGGGGCGGCGGCACCTTTGGCGCTGGCACGCGCGGCCCTCGACACGCTGCAAGGGCGCGAAGCGTTGGCGGCGTCGATCGAAGCGCCGCGCGCGACTTTGCCCGCGAACGGCGAAGCCGCGCGCGTACAGGCGATCCATTGCCCCGGCGGTTTGATCGCCGATGGCAATACGTGCCGGATCGAAACCGATCGGCGCGGTGCGGGTCTCGCGATTGGTTCGAATTGAGAGGCGGTTCAAATTAATGGCGCATAAGATCGCCAAGCGCGCGGACGTCGCCCCCTTCATCGTCATGGACGTGATGCGCGCGGCCGCCGCGCGCGACGCCGCCGCCAAGGATGCGGGCGGAAAATCCGTCCATCTCGAAGTCGGGCAGCCCGGCACGCCGGCGCCCCATTTGGTGCGCGAAGCGGCCAAGCGCGCGATCGACAACGACAAGCTCGGCTATACGCTCGCACTCGGCATTCCCGAACTGCGTAAAGCCATCGCGCGGCATTACAAGAATTGGTACGGCATCGATCTGCCCTGGGAACGCGTGTGCGTCACCGTCGGCTCGTCGGGGGCCTTCCTGCTCGCCTTCCTCGCGGCGTTCGATGCGGGCGACCGCGTGGCACTCGCCGATCCGGGCTATCCCGCCTATCGCAATATCCTGAAAGCGCTCGATTGCGTGCCGGTGGGTTTGGCCGCCGAAGCGCGCACCAAATTCCAGCCCGATCCCGCGGCACTCGACGAAACGATGGCGGGTTTGATCGTCGCGAGCCCCGCGAACCCGACGGGCTCGATGCTCTCACCCGGCGATCTCAAAGCGCTGGTCGAGACGTGCCGTAAGAAGGGCATTCGCCTCGTCTCCGACGAGATCTATCACGGCGTGGTCTACGAGAACCGCGCGCAGACGCAAACGGCGTTGAGCTACGGCGACGACATGTTCGTCGTGAACAGCTTCTCGAAATATTTCTCGATGACCGGCTGGCGCTTGGGCTGGCTGATCGTGCCGCCCGATCTCGTGCGCGCGGTCGAATGCCTGGCGCAAAATCTGTTCATCTCGCCGCCCACGCTCGCCCAGCACGCGGCGATCGCCGCGTTCGATGCGACCGAGGAGCTGGAAGGCCATGTGCGCAACTACCGCGCCAATCGCGATTACCTGCTCGCCGAGTTGCCCAAGGCGGGCTTTGCGGAATTCGCGCCGCCCGATGGCGCTTTTTATCTCTACTGCGACGTCGGTCACATGACCAACGACAGCGCCGAATTCTGCCGCCGCATGCTCGATGAAGCGGGCGTGGCGGCCACGCCGGGCAAGGATTTCGATCCGTTGCGCGGCCATCGCACGATGCGCTTTTCCTTCGCCGGCACTTTCGCCGATATGCAGGAAGCGGCCGCGCGCCTCAAAGCCTGGCGGAAATAAAAAGGGCGCCGGAACGAATTCCGGCGCCCTTCTTCTTTGACCTTGGCGAGCCTTAGCCCGTCAGGCGATTCCACCAGCCACGACGCTTGGGCTTGTTGGGATCGTCTTCGGGCGGCGGCGGTGCGGGCTCGGCGGCCGGCGCCGGTGCCACCGGTGCGGCTTGCGCCGCGGGTTCTTCCGGCTTGGTTTCCGCAACGATCGGTGCCGGCGCCGAAACCGGTGCGGCGACATTGACCGCCGGGGCGGGTTGATCGACGCGGCGGTTCCACGGCCAATCATGCGCATCGCCGGGACCCGCAACGCGCGGCGGCGGCGGGGCCGAGGCGAAGCCGGGCCGGTCGAGATCGTCGCCGGGGCCGGGCACGCGATAGGGGGCGGGCGCGTAAGTTTCCGCCGGCGGAACCGCATTATCGCCGTTGCCAATGCCATTGCCGTTCCCGGCATCGGGCGTTTGACCCTGTGCGGCTTCCGGCGCACCGGCTTCCATACCTTCGCCGCCTTCGCCGCGACGGCGACGGCCGCCGCGACGGCCGCGACGACGACGACGGCGCGAATCATCACTTTCGCCGTGCTCGCCGCCTTCGCCGTTGGGCGTCGGGCGCGGTTCGCGCGGGCGATGGGCTTCCGTGCCGCCGGGAACGAGGTCCATCGGGGCCACTTCCACCGGCGCATCGCCGGTGGGCGCTTGCAGTGCCGCAGGTTCGCCCCCCAATTGCGGGGCTTCGCCGTTGGCGGCGTGTTGCGGACGATCGCCGCGCTCGCGGTCACGATCGCGGCCGCGACGGCGGCGACGACGCCCCCGGCGTTCGCCATCGGTCTCGCCTTCGGCTTCGTTGCGGCCTTCGCCGCGCCCGTCGCGACGATTGAAGTCGCGTTCGCCGCTTTCCTCGCCGTCATGGCGCGCATCGGCGAATTCCTCGCGCTCGCGAACCGGCGGCTCGCTGGGCGTGAAATCCTCCACGTGGCGGATCGGGGCGGGGCCCGCTTCGCTGCCGCCTTGCTTGGCGCGCACGCGCTCCACGCGATAGGCGGGCGAGATCAGCTTGTCGTCGGCCTGGAAGGTCAGGCGCACGCCGTGGCGGGTTTCGATATCCGCCAGCGCCGCGCGCTTGTGATTGAAAAGGTAGAGCGCCACCGAAGCCGGCACATGGACAACGAACTCGCCCGTGTTGCGCGCCTTGGAGATTTCCTCCTCGATGCCGCGCAGCACATGCAGCCCGGTGGACTCGGTCGAGCGGATGCGCCCCGTGCCCTCGCAATGCGGGCAGACCTCGAAGCTCATCTCCGCGATCGACGGGCGCAGGCGCTGACGCGACAGCTCCAACAGGCCGAAGGCCGAGATGCGCCCGATCTGAATGCGCGCGCGATCGGACTTCATCGCTTCCTTCAGACGGCGTTCGACCGCCGCCTGATGGCGATGGTCGTCCATGTCGATGAAGTCGATGACGATCAGACCCGCGAGATCGCGCAAGCGCAGCTGGCGCGCGACTTCGTCGGCAGCTTCGAGATTGGTCTTGTACGCGGTCTCGTCGATATGGCGCTCGCGCGTGGCGCGGCCCGAGTTGACGTCGATCGCGACCAAGGCTTCGGTCGAGTTGATGACGATATAGCCGCCCGATTTGAGGCGCACCGTGGGCTGGTGCATCTCGTCGAGCTCGTTCTCGACCTGGAAGCGCTGGAACAGGGGCGCGGTGCGATCCTCGTAAAGGCGGATCTTGCCGATGTCCGACGGCATCAGCATCGACATGAAGGATTTCGCACCTTCATAACCGGCCTTGCCTTCGACCAGGATCTCGCCGACGTCGGCCGAATAGATGTCGCGCATCGCGCGCTTGAGAAGGGTACCCTCCTCGTAGATCAACGCGGGCGCGGACGAGCGCAGGGTGAGATCGCGGATCTCCTCCCACAGGCGCATGAGATATTCGTAGTCGCGCCGGATGTCGGAGGTGTCGCGCTCCATGCCCGCCGTGCGCAGGATCACCGCCATGCCTTCGGGCATGTCGAGTTCCTCGATCAGGCTTTTCAGACGCTTGCGGTCCTGCTGCGAAGTGATGCGGCGCGAAATCCCGCCGCCGCGCTCGGTATTGGGCATCAGCACGCAATAGCGGCCGGCGAGGGAGAGATACGTCGTCAGCGCCGCACCCTTGGTGCCGCGCTCTTCCTTCACGACCTGGACGAGCAGCACCTGGCGGCGCTTGATCACTTCCTGGATCTTGTAGTGGCGCTGCGGACGGCGGCTGCGGCGCGTCTCGTGCGCTTCCTCGACCGTGTCGCCGCCGAGGTCTTCGACGTGATGCTGGCGCGGTTCGGCGTGTTCTTCTAGCGGCGGCAAGTCGGCGCCCCCCGCTTCAACCGTGGCCGTTTCCACCGTGACCTGTTCGGTCGGAACGGCGTCGGCCGGGACGCCGTCGGCCGGCGGCGCGTCCATCGCGGGCGCCGCAACGTCGACCGGGGCCGGGGCGGGCGAAGCGAAGGGCAGTTCCGGGGCGGCGTCGCTGGCGTGCGGGATCGTTTCCGGCGCCGGCGCCTCGGGCAAATGCGGGGGCGGCAGCAGATCGATCGGGCCGGCGCTTTCCGTCGGCGTCACGTTGATCAACGCGGGATCGATCGGCGGCTCGTCGACCGGCACATCGATGATGGCGGGTGCGGCGTGTTCCGGATCGGCGTGGCGGACATCGTCGTGGTCGCGATCATGCTCGGCGTCCAGCGCCTCGCGATCCGACATCGGAATACGATAATAGTCCGGGTGGATTTCGTTGAAGGCGAGGAAGCCGTGGCGATTGCCGCCGAACTCCACGAACGCCGCTTGAAGGGAAGGTTCGACGCGCGTGACGCGCGCCAGATAGATATTGCCCTTAAGTTGTTTCTTGCTCGCGATTTCGAAGTCGAATTCCGCGAGGCGGTTACCATCGAGCACGACGACCCGCGTTTCCTCGGGGTGCGTCGCGTCGATCAACATACGTTTGGTGGCCATACTGCCGCTCCGAACTCATCTGGGGGACGCCACATCGCGCGAGAACCGCGCGGGTTCGCGTCCCAAAAAATCAAAGACCGGATCGAAGTCGCGCACGGCCCCAAGGGGAGTTCGCGTGTCGCGCGCGGGTTCCTTGGCCCGCGCCGCGGGGTAATCCGAATTCCGGGGATGCCGCGCCGGGAGTCTTCCCCGAAGGAAAGCCAGCCCGGGCATCGAACCCGAAACCCTGG from Alphaproteobacteria bacterium includes these protein-coding regions:
- a CDS encoding DUF3047 domain-containing protein — its product is MKKHIVIAAVLLVLAACASGPSGNAPAPAQATRASVVDGTIRLLDRIPGAQSNPAPEQWWTRRQANEGPLTVVDLQGTLAIRPDAPGGSIMARRVDASLAATPFLRWSWYLEPSVFGGGPGTGQERGLRMVVFFRSVDRPFSERLASWAFVEPAEYDHWVEISFGGFGAARAEMAQQRKWTADESGRRIVLREPRAEQAGNWHVEAIDLNELYKRFWPSGDPAKMRIVMVGLGGFSGPVPDGVPGAIGYISEAYLTR
- a CDS encoding M48 family metalloprotease; the encoded protein is MRLKLLDYAKFLRAAGKAGLAGVIAFSVALWQPPPASAQAQQRIQFIRDAETETIIRAYATPIFRVAGLNPDDINVHLINDRTLNAFVAIGQNMFFHTGLLMRTENPGQLIGVIAHETGHIAGGHLARLPEAMRDAWTASVISLLGAAAAAVAGRGDAAIASVMAGQQIAERSFLRYSRALESSADQAGTTFLDRSQQSAKGFLEFMQILQDQEFAMIERQDPYVRTHPVTRERIDFIQNFVAGSRFSNAPTRPEFVEMHKRMRAKLIGYIEPARALSQFRESDTSLEARYARSWAYYRRGDMMRAIPLMDALLKDHPDDPWFAESRGQFTYENGRPRDAIPFYEKAVAKVPANALLRLGLASAQVATEDPALLKAAIDNLIQAQAREPETAEIHRQLAVAYGRDGQMGMAALSQAEYALLMGQRVAARGFAERAERLLPAGSTYILRAQDIKNAIDPNPPRQ
- a CDS encoding aminotransferase class I/II-fold pyridoxal phosphate-dependent enzyme, which produces MAHKIAKRADVAPFIVMDVMRAAAARDAAAKDAGGKSVHLEVGQPGTPAPHLVREAAKRAIDNDKLGYTLALGIPELRKAIARHYKNWYGIDLPWERVCVTVGSSGAFLLAFLAAFDAGDRVALADPGYPAYRNILKALDCVPVGLAAEARTKFQPDPAALDETMAGLIVASPANPTGSMLSPGDLKALVETCRKKGIRLVSDEIYHGVVYENRAQTQTALSYGDDMFVVNSFSKYFSMTGWRLGWLIVPPDLVRAVECLAQNLFISPPTLAQHAAIAAFDATEELEGHVRNYRANRDYLLAELPKAGFAEFAPPDGAFYLYCDVGHMTNDSAEFCRRMLDEAGVAATPGKDFDPLRGHRTMRFSFAGTFADMQEAAARLKAWRK
- a CDS encoding DsbA family protein, whose translation is MLALIGPAQAQAPALDKAAIEQIVRDLIRREPEIVLEALDALEKRGEAQQREAAKQTLTERRRELENDPDIPVAGNPRGTVVLVEFFDYRCPYCRRMAGPIKELLAAEKDVKLVRRDWPILGPPSVIASRAALAARAQGDARYDAFHDALMTTRSQIDETSIFRIARESGLDVDRLRRDMESPRIAAILQKNDTLARALAFTGTPGFAIGEALVPGAVDLATLKNLVAAARAPAPK
- a CDS encoding gamma-glutamyltransferase, whose amino-acid sequence is MAGLLASGMALSGCSWLGMGGTKTEDLGVVGSVRGFLGGATLAEPRAALVARDILSAGGSATDAAVAATLTLTVTLPSQAPLGGGGFCLVATGSGRTRSVESISFPATAASADAQIATPGIPRGLFALHARYGRLRWEQVVSPAESFARNGTEATRALAIDVAANAQRLAEDPGLRAIFLPQGRPIAEGERMVQPQMAAALGVLRSRGPGDLHNGQYARAMLQSLDAAGIRLTAAELASGMAQTQPSIRVGESNDLFVGTTPAAGALAVGQIFGALESRWRPTAPDARLPLLVSTAAAASRDRAQWLQADLSSRLPMGEAMATARIRSLAGVGGEFASEPDTASGTSFAIVDRDGGAVACALTGHAPFGIAKLPQGTAFPLAPAPRVGGPDTRWLTVAIALRERNDVTFVGAASGGAAAPLALARAALDTLQGREALAASIEAPRATLPANGEAARVQAIHCPGGLIADGNTCRIETDRRGAGLAIGSN
- a CDS encoding Rne/Rng family ribonuclease, with protein sequence MATKRMLIDATHPEETRVVVLDGNRLAEFDFEIASKKQLKGNIYLARVTRVEPSLQAAFVEFGGNRHGFLAFNEIHPDYYRIPMSDREALDAEHDRDHDDVRHADPEHAAPAIIDVPVDEPPIDPALINVTPTESAGPIDLLPPPHLPEAPAPETIPHASDAAPELPFASPAPAPVDVAAPAMDAPPADGVPADAVPTEQVTVETATVEAGGADLPPLEEHAEPRQHHVEDLGGDTVEEAHETRRSRRPQRHYKIQEVIKRRQVLLVQVVKEERGTKGAALTTYLSLAGRYCVLMPNTERGGGISRRITSQQDRKRLKSLIEELDMPEGMAVILRTAGMERDTSDIRRDYEYLMRLWEEIRDLTLRSSAPALIYEEGTLLKRAMRDIYSADVGEILVEGKAGYEGAKSFMSMLMPSDIGKIRLYEDRTAPLFQRFQVENELDEMHQPTVRLKSGGYIVINSTEALVAIDVNSGRATRERHIDETAYKTNLEAADEVARQLRLRDLAGLIVIDFIDMDDHRHQAAVERRLKEAMKSDRARIQIGRISAFGLLELSRQRLRPSIAEMSFEVCPHCEGTGRIRSTESTGLHVLRGIEEEISKARNTGEFVVHVPASVALYLFNHKRAALADIETRHGVRLTFQADDKLISPAYRVERVRAKQGGSEAGPAPIRHVEDFTPSEPPVREREEFADARHDGEESGERDFNRRDGRGEGRNEAEGETDGERRGRRRRRRGRDRDRERGDRPQHAANGEAPQLGGEPAALQAPTGDAPVEVAPMDLVPGGTEAHRPREPRPTPNGEGGEHGESDDSRRRRRRGRRGGRRRRGEGGEGMEAGAPEAAQGQTPDAGNGNGIGNGDNAVPPAETYAPAPYRVPGPGDDLDRPGFASAPPPPRVAGPGDAHDWPWNRRVDQPAPAVNVAAPVSAPAPIVAETKPEEPAAQAAPVAPAPAAEPAPPPPEDDPNKPKRRGWWNRLTG